From the Fusobacterium ulcerans ATCC 49185 genome, the window GCGAGAGTATGTTTCCAAAAGGAGAAATACCATCTTATACATTTTCAATTTCAATTATACCATGGGTAAACTTTACTGGATTTAATCTAAATATATATTCAGATGGAAGTTACCTTCTTCCTGTATTTACTTTTGGAAAATATGTGAAAAAAAATGATAAAATAATAGTTCCTCTTTCTATACAAGTACATCATGCTGTATGTGATGGATTTCATGCTGGAAGGTTTTTTAATGAAGTGCAGAAAATGTGTATAGATAGAGATTGGTTGGAGATATAAAGATATGAAAGAGAGAAAAAATCAAAAAAATAATGATTTTAACTCTCTCTTTTTTTAATAAAGTAAATGGAGAAAATATATGGAAGCTGTATTTGGAGAAAAAAATGATTTTAAAAGTTGGGTGGAACTTGTAAAGCTTGTAAGTGGAAATTTTCCTGGGTTAGATTTAGAGTATTATAAAAATATTTTGATAGAGAAAATGGAGAAAAATGAAACAATAGTGGTAAAGGAAAATGAAAAAGTAGTGGGAGCTTTAGTTTTTTCTTATACTGAACAGGAAATAAGCTTTTTAGCAGTACATCCAGAGTATAGGAATAAAGGAATAGGACTGGAACTTGTAAAAAAAGTTATCTCATTATTCCCAATAGGAACAAAGCTGATTGTAATTACTTATAGAGCTGGAGATGAAAAGGGAAGGAATGCTAGAAAATTATATAAAAAAGCAGGTTTTTCAGAAGGAAATCTCATAACAGTATTCGATTACCCATGTCAGGAATTTATTTATATTATAAAGTAAATTGAAAAGAGGACATTCCTTAAATAGAAATAAAATTTTAGAATTATTACAGTAGAGAGTTTTATTGGTAATTTTGATTGTAAAATATAGAAAAGTAAATAATTCAATAATTAGAGTAACTAAGATTACTGAATCAGAATATTACTATTTTTTATATTTTACCTATTTAATTAATAACACTAACTCTTTCAATTTCTAAAATTTATTTTAAATTTAAAGATGTCCTCATTTTTTATCAAAACAGAATTTTTTTTACAGCAGGAACAGCAGAAGCTATAAGTTTTCCACGATTGAAACTGTACAATACCTCACTTTGCTTATTTAATACATTGTAGAAGTTATCATTATTTAATACTATAAAGCTAGCAGGGTTACCTTCTTTTATCCCATAAGAATTACCTAAATGAAGAGTACGGGCAGCATTATGAGTAATAAGCTTATAGCTGTTAAGTATTTCTTCGTATCCCAGCATTTGGCATACATGAAGTCCCATATGTACTACAGTCATCATATTTCCATCTCCAAGAGGATACCAAGGATCAAATATATCATCATGCCCCATAGAAACATTATTTCCATTTGCAAGAAGTTCTTTTACACGTGTAACTCCACGACGTTTAGGATAAGTATCAAATCTTCCCTGAAGATGCGTATTAACAAGAGGATTACATACGAAATTGATATTACTCATTCCTAAAAGGCGGAATAGTTTACTGCAGTAAGCATTGTTGTAACTGTGCATAGCAGTAGTATGGCTGGCAGTTACCATATCTTTCATACCACTTTCAAGAGCACGGCAAGCTAATACTTCCAGTCCTTTTGACTGCTCGTCATCTATTTCATCACAATGTACATCCACTAGACGTCCATATTTTTCAGCAAGTTCCATACAGAAATTTACACTTTCAACAGCATATTCACGAGTAAATTCAAAATGAGGAATAGCTCCTACACAATCAGCACCCATTTTTACAGCATTTTCAAGAAGCTGTTTTCCATTTGGATAACTAAGAATACCTTCCTGAGGAAAAGCAACTATTTGCAGATTTACAAAATCTTTAAGTTCTTCTTTAAGTTCCAGCATACCTTCCATTGCAATAAGAGTAGGATCTGTAACATCCACATGAGTACGTACATGTTGAATACCATTTGAAGCCTGCATTTTTATAGCACGACGAGCACGATCTTTTACATCTTCCTTATTTAGTTTTTCTTTTCTTTTAGACCAGCACTCAATTCCTTCAAAAAGAGTTCCAGACATATTCCATACAGGATCACCAGCAGTAAGGCATGTATCAAGGTGTACATGGCTTTCTATAAATGGAGGAAAAGCTGATTTACCAGTACAATCTATGACTTCTTCTCCTGGAAGAGCTTCAAGAGATGAAGAAATAATTTTGAATATACCATCTTCTACACGAATATCAGAAGCAGTTTTACTATTTTCAATAAATATATTTTTAATAAGCATTGATTACCTCCTAGTTATTTTTTTTATTAAGTATATTGTCAAGAATTATAAATATTATACCAGCACTGACAAGAGAGTTTAAAGGTTTTATTCCCCATGGAATAAATATACCGATTAAAGCTCCAACTATAACAGCAAAAATACCAGCAAAGTTAAAATCTTTATATTTATAATTTTTATTTCCATATTCAGCTTTGTGAGTAAAATAATGAAGAATAATAACAGCACCTACTGGAGGAATCATTCCACTTAACAAGTTAAGAAATCCAACAAAGTTATAATATAACCATACAGCAGTAACAGTTCCTACTATTCCACCTAGAAGTACCATTGGCTTCATTGGAACTTTGGTAATATTTGAAACTCCAAGACCAGCAGTGTAGAGAGCATTGTTATTTGTAGTCCAGATATTAAGTCCTAAAGTTATAACAGCAGGGATAGCAAGCCCTTGAAGGATAAGGATATCAAAAATATCAGCAACTCCAGTAACAGCTCCGCCTACAGCACCAAATATCATCATGATTGAATTTCCAACAAAGAAAGCAACTACAGTTGCAACTACAGCTATTTTAGCAGTTTTTGAAAAACGTGTAAAGTTAGGTGTTGCAGTACCTCCAGAGATGAAAGAACCCACAACAATCGCTATGCCAGTGGCAAGATTCAAAGGTGTTGCAGGGTTCTCAGGGAAGATATTCATAAATCCACCAACTTTTGTTATTCCCCAATTCAGTGAGAATACTCCAAGTACTGCAATTAATGGAACAGCTATAGAACCTAATATTGCAAGAGCTTTTATTCCATAATATGCAGTAAGAGTCATAACAATACCAGTTATAACAATTAGAATCCATACAGGAATTCCAGTAAGACCAGATACAGGAATAGCAAACATTGCAACTCCTACTCCAAACCAACCTATTTGTGTAAAGCTAATAAGTGCAGAAGGTAAAAAGGAACCAGTTGTACCAAAAGAATGATGCCCAAGAAGATCAAGAGTAAGACCAGTTTTTTGTCCAATATAGCCTAAAGTTCCACAGTATACCCCAAGAAATGCATTTCCAATAATCATGGCAGTGAAAAAGTTCATCATATTCATACCAATACCAAGATTTCCACCAGCAGTCATACTGGGAGTAAAGAATGTAAATCCTACAAGGACTACCATTGCTGCCCATAATCCCTGTGTTTTTTTGGAAGATGGAACAGCAGAAAGAGAATATTCAGAATCCTTTTCAATATTCGTTTGATTGTTTAAGTTACTCATTTTCAGCTCCTCATATATATTATTTTGTTAAAAACATAATAAAAGTCAGTACATTAAAAGAGATAAAAAAGAAAATATATATAAATACTAAACTTTATTCCAATGTAGGATTATATCAGAAAAATATAAAAAATTCAATTACATATTATATATTTAGAGAATATTAATTTTTAAAATAATATTGGATTTTTAAATTAATTTGATATTTTATTTTACAGCGAAATAATAAGCATTAAAGATAATAAAAAGTTTTAAACAGAATGCTGTAAATAGAAGAACAGGTAAATTATTGTAACAGGAGAATTAAGATAAAATTAAAAGGATTAACTTCTGTTTTATACAGAAATTAATCCCTATCAGTCAATTTTTTAAATAATATCTAAGAAAATAAATCTATCTGTTTTTATTTCTCATCTCACATATTTGTAAATTGATTTGTAGAATTATTATAAATAAATCTATTATCTTTGAAATGTGAGATAAGAGCTTCTTTATCCACTT encodes:
- a CDS encoding GNAT family N-acetyltransferase, which gives rise to MEAVFGEKNDFKSWVELVKLVSGNFPGLDLEYYKNILIEKMEKNETIVVKENEKVVGALVFSYTEQEISFLAVHPEYRNKGIGLELVKKVISLFPIGTKLIVITYRAGDEKGRNARKLYKKAGFSEGNLITVFDYPCQEFIYIIK
- the codA gene encoding cytosine deaminase; the encoded protein is MLIKNIFIENSKTASDIRVEDGIFKIISSSLEALPGEEVIDCTGKSAFPPFIESHVHLDTCLTAGDPVWNMSGTLFEGIECWSKRKEKLNKEDVKDRARRAIKMQASNGIQHVRTHVDVTDPTLIAMEGMLELKEELKDFVNLQIVAFPQEGILSYPNGKQLLENAVKMGADCVGAIPHFEFTREYAVESVNFCMELAEKYGRLVDVHCDEIDDEQSKGLEVLACRALESGMKDMVTASHTTAMHSYNNAYCSKLFRLLGMSNINFVCNPLVNTHLQGRFDTYPKRRGVTRVKELLANGNNVSMGHDDIFDPWYPLGDGNMMTVVHMGLHVCQMLGYEEILNSYKLITHNAARTLHLGNSYGIKEGNPASFIVLNNDNFYNVLNKQSEVLYSFNRGKLIASAVPAVKKILF
- the codB gene encoding cytosine permease; this translates as MSNLNNQTNIEKDSEYSLSAVPSSKKTQGLWAAMVVLVGFTFFTPSMTAGGNLGIGMNMMNFFTAMIIGNAFLGVYCGTLGYIGQKTGLTLDLLGHHSFGTTGSFLPSALISFTQIGWFGVGVAMFAIPVSGLTGIPVWILIVITGIVMTLTAYYGIKALAILGSIAVPLIAVLGVFSLNWGITKVGGFMNIFPENPATPLNLATGIAIVVGSFISGGTATPNFTRFSKTAKIAVVATVVAFFVGNSIMMIFGAVGGAVTGVADIFDILILQGLAIPAVITLGLNIWTTNNNALYTAGLGVSNITKVPMKPMVLLGGIVGTVTAVWLYYNFVGFLNLLSGMIPPVGAVIILHYFTHKAEYGNKNYKYKDFNFAGIFAVIVGALIGIFIPWGIKPLNSLVSAGIIFIILDNILNKKNN